A stretch of the Argentina anserina chromosome 6, drPotAnse1.1, whole genome shotgun sequence genome encodes the following:
- the LOC126798744 gene encoding protein RALF-like 33, whose amino-acid sequence MTKLLYSVAILLIWATVLLMASTSTIEASEDFPWIPTTASGLLSGDDEFELDSEINRRILATSNYISYGALQRNTVPCSRRGASYYNCRPGAQANPYSRGCSAITRCRS is encoded by the coding sequence ATGACCAAGTTACTGTACTCTGTAGCAATCCTCCTGATCTGGGCCACAGTTCTTCTCATGGCTTCAACATCCACCATTGAAGCAAGTGAAGACTTCCCATGGATACCCACCACCGCTTCTGGCTTACTCTCCGGAGACGACGAGTTCGAGCTTGACTCGGAGATCAACCGACGCATCTTAGCCACCAGCAACTACATCAGCTACGGTGCGCTGCAGAGGAACACTGTCCCCTGCTCCAGGCGCGGCGCTTCCTACTACAATTGCAGGCCTGGGGCTCAGGCCAACCCCTATAGCCGCGGCTGCAGCGCCATCACAAGGTGCAGGAGTTAA
- the LOC126798880 gene encoding stress-related protein isoform X2: MAQQDSSVQEPQQMGEEEEQSLKYLGFVQNAAVVSGACVSKAYGYAKERSGPLKNGVESVEGKVKTVVGPVYVKYQETPAQILTFVDRKAAKLDVRPVIRQASSKALSAAQKAPGAACTACKSAYTKIEPKAEECAATAWRKLNELPVFPKVAGVVVPAGAYCCEKYNETVQQTAEKGYKVAAYMPLVPTERIAKVFGEKVPEPEPVVAASHGETDIAVQ, translated from the exons ATGGCCCAGCAAGATTCAAGTGTCCAGGAACCACAACAGATg ggtgaggaggaggagcagaGTCTCAAGTATTTGGGGTTCGTGCAAAATGCCGCCGTTGTGTCCGGGGCTTGCGTTTCGAAAGCTTACGGGTATGCGAAGGAGAGATCAGGTCCTTTGAAGAATGGGGTTGAGTCTGTGGAGGGGAAGGTCAAGACTGTTGTTGGACCTGTTTATGTTAAGTACCAGGAAACCCCAGCTCAAATTCTCACCTTTGTTGATCGCAag GCTGCCAAGCTAGACGTGCGTCCAGTGATCAGGCAAGCCTCATCCAAGGCCTTGTCAGCTGCTCAGAAGGCACCAGGGGCGGCCTGCACAGCTTGTAAATCTGCCTACACCAAGATTGAACCAAAGGCTGAGGAATGTGCTGCTACTGCATGGAGGAAGTTGAATGAACTCCCCGTCTTCCCAAAGGTGGCTGGGGTAGTTGTACCAGCTGGGGCATATTGTTGCGAGAAGTACAATGAGACTGTGCAACAAACAGCTGAAAAGGGGTACAAGGTTGCGGCTTATATGCCTTTGGTTCCCACAGAGAGAATTGCCAAAGTGTTTGGGGAGAAGGTGCCTGAACCAGAGCCAGTGGTTGCAGCAAGTCATGGCGAGACTGATATTGCTGTTCAATAA
- the LOC126798880 gene encoding stress-related protein isoform X1 produces MAQQDSSVQEPQQMGEEEEQSLKYLGFVQNAAVVSGACVSKAYGYAKERSGPLKNGVESVEGKVKTVVGPVYVKYQETPAQILTFVDRKVDESVTQAAKLDVRPVIRQASSKALSAAQKAPGAACTACKSAYTKIEPKAEECAATAWRKLNELPVFPKVAGVVVPAGAYCCEKYNETVQQTAEKGYKVAAYMPLVPTERIAKVFGEKVPEPEPVVAASHGETDIAVQ; encoded by the exons ATGGCCCAGCAAGATTCAAGTGTCCAGGAACCACAACAGATg ggtgaggaggaggagcagaGTCTCAAGTATTTGGGGTTCGTGCAAAATGCCGCCGTTGTGTCCGGGGCTTGCGTTTCGAAAGCTTACGGGTATGCGAAGGAGAGATCAGGTCCTTTGAAGAATGGGGTTGAGTCTGTGGAGGGGAAGGTCAAGACTGTTGTTGGACCTGTTTATGTTAAGTACCAGGAAACCCCAGCTCAAATTCTCACCTTTGTTGATCGCAag GTTGATGAATCTGTTACCCAGGCTGCCAAGCTAGACGTGCGTCCAGTGATCAGGCAAGCCTCATCCAAGGCCTTGTCAGCTGCTCAGAAGGCACCAGGGGCGGCCTGCACAGCTTGTAAATCTGCCTACACCAAGATTGAACCAAAGGCTGAGGAATGTGCTGCTACTGCATGGAGGAAGTTGAATGAACTCCCCGTCTTCCCAAAGGTGGCTGGGGTAGTTGTACCAGCTGGGGCATATTGTTGCGAGAAGTACAATGAGACTGTGCAACAAACAGCTGAAAAGGGGTACAAGGTTGCGGCTTATATGCCTTTGGTTCCCACAGAGAGAATTGCCAAAGTGTTTGGGGAGAAGGTGCCTGAACCAGAGCCAGTGGTTGCAGCAAGTCATGGCGAGACTGATATTGCTGTTCAATAA